The following DNA comes from Rosa rugosa chromosome 5, drRosRugo1.1, whole genome shotgun sequence.
CCAAGAAGTATATTTGAAGGTTTCAAATCTCTGTGAATGAAACTTTGTTGAGCTAAGCTGTGTAGATATTCCACTCCTCTTGCCACATCCAAAGCTATTGTCACTCTCTGCTTCCAAGTAAGAGGAGTTACCCCATTCTCTCGCCAATCAAACAAATGTTGTGTCAACGTTCCTTGTGGCATGTACTCGTACACTAAAAGTCTCTCATTACCATTAATGCAATATCCTAACAGAGCAACCAAATGTCTATGCCTAACCTTAGTGAGGACTGCAATTTCTGCTTGAAACTCATTCAATCCCTTAGTACCCACTGCCACAGATTCCATCCTTTTAACAGCAATTTTAGTCCCATCATGCAATTCACCTTTATAAACAACTCCAAATCCTCCTCTACCCAATATATTATCCTCACTAAAATTGTTTGTCACTTGTCTAAGAACTTGGATCGAAATGGCGACATTTCCACCCTCAAAAACATGTAGGTCACCACTGCTCTGGCTATGCAACTCACTTGCAACTCCATTGTACCCATTTGCACAACTGTTCGCGTCACTCTTGGCAATTTCAATTCCATTCAGCGTATTATCCACTCTTCCAAACTTCCTATGTCTTTTACTCAAATAACATTTGATGAATACAAACAACAACACTCCAATGAAAATAGCAACAGCAATAACTATACCAGCAATCATACCGGGCGACACTGAAGAACCCTTGGATGATGGAGACGGACTCCCACCCGGTGCAGTTGAGTTGTTACCAGGAGGTGCACTCCCTCCACCTCCAGAGCTCGGCGTAGTCCCAATCAATGGATTACCACTAGTAGTCAACTTCACCGCAGAAGGAAATTTCGGAATGTCCCCATATAAATTGTTATTAGAAGCATCAAAAACCGCCAGCTGCGGTAATGTTGTCAGGCTAGCCGGTATCGGACCCGTCAAGTTGTTGTTTTTCAGCACCAAAGTTTTCAACGATGTGAGGTTGGCAAAGGCAGGTGAAATAGTCCCATTGAGATGCTTGCTGTCCAGATTCACTGTAACTACCTTCTGAGCATCACAAACAACGAAGCTCCACCCTCCGCATGCATCGTCTCCTGTCCAAGACTCAGCCAATAATTCCGGGTACCCAAAAGCCCCTGCAACCTGAAGCAGCGTAGTGACCTGTGGATCACAAGGCCCAGCAGTGGTTTTGCAAAAGCTATTACCATCAAAAGTGACCTTCACCTTGGACCCAAACGCCGGCATAGGACCCTGAAGCTTATTGTtgtccaaagaaacattttgcAAAGAAGACAACGCCGTCAGCGTCGCCGGCACCATCCCAGTCAAGACATTGTCACGAAGCTGAAGATCAAACAGAGCAGTACATTGCGACAGGTCCGGGATCGTACCAGTGAACTGATTCTTATGCAGCCACACTTGATTCAACGAAGTCATGTTGGACAGAACCTCAACGGTACCAGATAACCCAACGGCCTGATTGTTAATCCAGAGGTTTTGAATCCCAGATCCAGAAAATGATTTGGGCAGAGGCCCAGTAAGGTTGTTGTAAGACAATCTCACATTTTGCAAGTTTGCAAAAGAGCCGAAAATATCAGGAATGTTGCCATACATGTTGGTGCTACCTGCTTGAAGAGTGACCAAGCTGGTAGACTGGGTGAGCTCAGATGGGAACGCCCAAGGGGCAAGATCGACATTGTTGCTCATGCTCAAGGTCTGCAAGCCGGTCAAGCCTCCGAAGCAGCCGGGGGGAATGGAAGTGAAGTTATTGGTGTCGAGGTAGACTTCTTGGAGGTTGGTGAGGTTGGCGAGGGAAGGTAAGGCGCCGGAGAGAGCGTTGCTTTGGAGGGAGAGAGCGGTGAGCTCGGTGAGTTCGTTGAGATTTGAAGGGAGAGAGCCGGAGAGGGAGTTGGAGGCTAAGCTGATGGAGGTGACTCGTTTGGAAGTGTCGGAGTCGCATTTGACGCCGTCCCAGGTGCAGTAGGATGCGGAGGAGGACCAGCCGCTGGGTTTGAGGTTCTCGAGGAGCTTGGACATGACGGCGGCGTCGTCGGCGGCGGTGAAGATGAGGAGGAGGGGTAGAAAGAGGAAGAGGGCTTGTAGGGTTTTCATAGGACCCATTGCTGGgtttgagagagagggagagagagagaagggaagtTTCtctggtttttggtttttttggtTTCTGAGAGTGTGAAGAATTGGGTTTTGGGGGAATAAAAGGGAAGGTGGGGGAAAGAGGGGTGAAGAGGGTAATGCTAGGGTGACAGTGGAGTTATGGAGGTTTGGTCACCGCTAATGAGAACATCAACGGTTAGAATGAGATCTTAAAAACACCATTCGATCCTCATCATTGATATTGGTCGAATTTTTTTCCCCCTATTTTATTTCTCTTTTGATTCTAAGAATAATTTGGGAACAGAATTGTAATATCAAAATGCACAACAAGGAAATGAATTGATGCTATGAAAACTGTTTAAGAAGATGCCATTCTTCTTTGAATTTGTTAGGCTAATTTCTTTTTTAGCTCATTATTGGTGTTTGTTTTCAATATTTAGACAAGAATTCCAAATTCATTTCTTTCCCGTTTAAATTGAACTCATTTATATTAACAGATTTGTGTGATCTTATAGTAATACGGCACAATTATATCACAAGAAATTCAACTAAGTAAGCAAGAGTAAAAAGCTGTTTGGTCTCAATGAAAATTCCTTTTTACAAGATGGTCCTTATCTATAAATTTTTTATGTTTCGGTTCTCATAAGAGTTTattttagaaaagaaaatcattaAACGTATATACCTAAATTGGCGCATACCAATATTTTAATTCTTTTGTCGTCTAACCTCCATGTGACATTATGAAACTCCTCTAGTTCAATTTGgcttcaaaaatatatatagattGAAGATGCtgatttaaaaacaaaaaaacaaaaaaatgccTGGAAAGTTTGTTCTGAAAATGAATGAcataaataaatatattataATCCAATCAGTTCATTTTCTTCTCCTAAATAATAAGCTTGATTTCTTTTCGTTCTTATAATTAAGCTACAGACTTGGTTGAGAGACCCCACAGAGAAGCAGTCTGGATTTGAATTGGCAGTGCGGGCCCCGCTCGTTACAACTGGCGCTTAGCTGATTAAACGCGTAAACCAGACGCCGAGCCCTCTGACTGGCCCTGGCgcctctattttctttttccaaatTGAACTTCTCTTCCTCTATCTAGTTAACACGATTTGGGGAGCTGTATTAAGCAATCAAATCCGTAACAAACGGACATTGGGCCCAATTCTCTGGAGTCGACATCTTTCCAAACAGGCCGAGCGGACCGTATCTTTTGGGCAAATTGGAAACTCGTGTTCTGTGGCTGTTTTAGAGAGAGCAGATGCAACATTTACTTTTGCTTCTAAATCTAAATGTCAAGTCATGAATGTAGAGAGACTATTGAAAGATAATTTACAAAGTGACATGTTCATTTTTTTAATGAACCTCACGCAAACTAAGCACCACACAGTTTTTCCGATCACCGTTCTTAATTCAAAGTATGACGAGACAGATTTGGATTGCGAGTATGAATGATAATCTGAGAGATTCTTAATCTAAATAATTGAATAATGATTAATGAAGATATTCGTTGTGGTGCACTAAAACTACCACGGAGCAAAAAGAAGGACGTGCTTCCACCTCAATAGCCTAAATATTGAGTGATCTAAACAACTTTGTAAAGATGACACACAAAGCTCAAGCAAGAGAATCATATAGACCGTTTCAATCcctcgtatatatatatatatatatatatatatatatatattttctcaaTATCACTTTTCAATACTCTATTTAcatgttttttactttttatttttagttaagTTTAAATTTCATTATTTATAGAGGGCTCTACAATAATTACCTTAATGACAGGACCGGCCCTAGATTTCACCTCAAAATCCGAAGTAGTCTTGCGGGACCCACCATAGAAGAAATTTTATCGAAAATTCAgcagaacctcccctaaaaatggactactcAACCCCTGCAGAAACAACATAACGCTTATAATCATATAAATCATTTCTCAATCCCTGGAGCCTACCTGCTCTTCATGACCTCAACCACCCACCCACTCAAATGCGACAGGGATCTCAGCCTCTCAGATCTCCATCAAATTataaacaataataaatcataacACACATTCAATATACATAAATATAATTCTCATCATGCCATGACATTTATCAACCCAGATAGTTCAAAGCATACTCAAATATACATTAGCAACATCCAGGTCTCAGATCAAGAATCATCACAGCCACCAGTTCATCCCCTCTGTCCTGGTGTTACAACAACCATGACCACCAATACATCTCTTCTCTCCTGGTGTTACAACAACCATGACCACCAGTACATCCCCTCTCTCTTGGTGTTTCAATATCGATGACCACCAGTACATCCCCTCTCTTCTGACGCCACTAATTGAGATTACTAGTCCATCCCCTCTCTACTAATGTCTCCAACAACATAACTATCTCAATCAACGGTCATCACATCCACAATTCAATAGTACTCCAAGAATCCATAAATCACAACCAAATTACGGTCTAACTCATTTATCCCAAATCACATTTAGTAACTTTCCACCGATGACCATAACATCCATAATtcataaaaatataaacaaagaaaaacataatTCACGAATAGCATAAACTTTGAAATATTCAACGAAAATTATAAATTAACTATATAAGACACAAATTCGAAATATTTATCTAAAATACCCATCAAACATAAAATCGACACCAAATAGTTGTAGATCATAATTAATGTTCAATTACGATACCCTCGTTGGAGAcgaaataatatttttttttttttgaaagagggcCAGTTTGGGGGGACATGaaacctgaaccccaaattacaataagcatagagagaatATCCCGAGATAATAACGAGATTCTCAATAAAAACTATGTATTccaacaagcaccaattagcgaagagtcCACATtgggctactctattcgctttacaaagaTGGTGACATACAGGAAAGTAAAAGCTTACTCGAAGCCATAATATATTAATAagatcagctttcccactatgttgccaccggaaaCCACATCCGGTGACACGTAGAGACGAAATAATATTTAACTATATTCGCATTCGAACGATACCCCGAAATTTCCTAATTCAATAGCTCGTCGTAAGTCTCAATAATCCGAAATCGCATCGGAACTGGCATCAAACTTCAAGGGTTTCATAAACTCAATATTTctaacatgctcatgaaaatcacaacgatccaacggtcagatcagcACGAATTCATATTCCTATCGATCCTAAAGTTCAAAGTATTCTTACCAAATTATATCCACATGCTCATATCATTATTCTCTACGTAATGGGGTAAAACAATAGTCAATAAGTGGCAGCACGCGGCCCCACGCGCCACCACTCCGACTACCTAATTTTCCAACAAAACCTATGCCAACAGAATCTtctcaacacacccaaccattcCTTGAACTACGACAAATTCATAAAACAAGTCAATCGGCCGAAAATTACCTCGCAAGTTCAAAAATTTCTAGGCTTCGATTCTTCCCCCTCTAGTTGAATCGAGATGCAAGGTGGGTACTAGGAGAATTAGCGTGAAGAGAGCTCTAAGACCTAGTTGATTCCACCTCCAGAAGTCGCCGAAAAACGGTGATCGAATATGGTCGGCTGGTGAGACACCATGAGGTGGAAACGGCTTCGATTCTCCATCCCCATCGCAAATCGATCTACGCAATCACCAAGATtgaagagaggaggaggagacagTCATTTTTCGTTTGGTGGAAAGTCCAGCGGCGACTAGATGGTGGAGAACTAGGCAAGTTTCTAAGGTTGGGTCGACCCGAAAAACTAGCTGAAACTCCGATGAAATTCTTCAAGTTTTACATACCATATCTTactcatatgaactccgattttacGTGCAATATGTCCACAAACTCAGCTtgatgtcctctacaacttccatgaagaaaattttctcagatAACGAAcgaaacaaaaagtcaactttttggtGCCCCTAAAAGTACCGAAACAGAGTTAAAATGAAAGTAATTTTTGTTTACAATCTGAATGACTGGTAAATTGGTAAGTTGAGGAACGGGACGTAACACTTAACTTTTTTGTGACAACATACAAGACTGTCCATGGATATTTAGACTTCGGTTTATCACCCAACTACAAGCTCTAGGCCTCTAGTGTGAGATTTTAAACCTATAATTAAGTCTGCTCGCCTAAGCGACAATTTTTAAGGGGCTATGAAGAACAATGATATGATggttgaaaataaatgcacagatTTAAGTTATTATAATTATAGCTTTTAAATTTACATGTAGTTAAGATGCACTTATTGTCTCTTGGACTCCCTTGAAACCATCTCTTAAGTGAGCATACAAGATTGTTGAACCTATATATTGTAATCAACAATAAACTCTAATAACAAACggacatatatatattacatatgGAAATGGCAGTTTCAAAAGCTAATTAACAAAACAGAGTAAATATCTACAAAATTGCTAAAAACTTTAACAAATATTTACAACTTTAACTTCCAAACAAATCTTCTACAAAACCTCATAAACAACTCAAGCTAGCTTTTTACAGTATCATACATTATGTTACATTATTACCACTAATTAGGTTTGATCTAGGCTTCATCACATGATTCAAAAGACCTGCTAAAGAGAACGACTCTCATAGATTCATCATTCATTGCATTGAGTCACTAGTGTCACTATTGTCAAGGTAGTGCTAATTGTAtagctaaaaaaaaattaagtaaaCAATCTATTTTTGATAAGGAAAGGACTACAAAACAACTAGTACCACATATAGGAGCCTCTAAGGCGTCTAAGTTGAGCATATTATATTGAGCACCACCAGTCGTGGGATGAGGAAGATTCTGATTTCAAACACGACTTGCACCAAAATTATGATCCATGTATGCCAAGGAATCAAAAacaaagttgtttttttttttctaaatgtGCTTAAGTTTGATATCTTCAAAACACGTTGCTAGTTTCCTGATATCTCCAATGACTAAATTGAGTTTCCAAGGGATAAAAGATTTACCCATGACACAGTTAATAAGAGTATGGAATCACCTTCCATTTAAAGTTTTTTGATACCATTTTGAAAAATTTAACAAATGCCGTCACAAAGAGCAAGAATTTAGTAGTACAGTAGTAGGTTTTCTGTCCCCGCTCTATGTTATAAGAATCCATGATTTATAACAATTACAAATTTGGCATGAGGAACTAAGCTCTTCTGCAATGTAGAGGCTAGTAGTTTTAGATTTTCAGTGAATTTCTTAAAATTCTCTTCCTTCTAAAAAGTGTCAGCTAATTCTCTTTTAGATACTAGTCTTGCCCACATACGCTACGCATAATGAAAAGCAAGTCtatggttttgattttttctCTTTAAAATTAAAGGAGAGGAATATGGGAAAGTTATCTACAAATGAGAGTAATGGGAAGTTATCCACATATGAGAGTAATGAGAAGTTAGTGATCAACGTacaaattgggttagtgggaaaatatctgcatatactcagttatcaaatatatatattttttcttttaataggATACTAGCAGGTAGCAGtcgtttctctctctaaaataaaaaaataacaacaacaacacctagggttagggttagggcttcCGTGCAATCTTCAACTGAACCATCATATATGTTGTTGATGCCATGGCTGTCTGTCTTGCTTCTTCTCTTGCGATTGTAGAGGGTATGAAGCATGTCGATTTGTGTCAAACAGAAGGTAAGAGTTTAAGGCAACCCAATGTCTTCATGGTTGGAAACCTTCTCACTGCAAGGGGCTTCAAGATCCGATCTTTTTTTGGGAACGTACGTTCCTTAGTGCTTTACGGGTAATGGTACTCTTCGTGTGTGAGGAGGCAGACAGACAACAAGTATTGTTCACCTTCTCGGATCAGGTAGATCGGGTCTTGATTTAGGAGGGTGCCATGCAGTTTTAATCGAGCCTCAGTGGCTTTAGCTGAGTATGATGACGTGTCTTCGGTGGAGGAGGTGTCGCTTATGAAGTCATCACATTAGATTGTTCTGCAAGGGATACTActtaggcttagtttgggattgctgtgctgtgagcGGAAACACTTTTAAATTTGCTGTAAGAGGAAGCACTTCTAATTTTGCTGTGACAGGAAGCaactgagtgtttggtaaactattTTTGAAAGTGCTGTGAGAACGAAAAGCAATTTCgaagtgtttggtaaattgtGAATAAAAAGTGCTGTGACGGTTTATAATTACTAAAAAGGACATAaatgttgaaaaaaaaattatgttcatctaattctttttatattttctatttatttttccttctttttttttatccgatattgatttttccttttgttttttttgttggagtgcatttttctattgatttttccttttgtttttttggagtGGATATCTCATTAAGGGACCAGCCCAAAGAAACAACGAATGAATTACCTtattaccaaaagaaaaaaaccaacaACAAATAAGCTTAAAAACAAGACACGaatagtaaaaaaaaagaatgagaagACCATCATCTACTCTCTTCCTCAAACTCTCCTTCACccattatcaaaaaaaaaaaaaaactctccttcacccctcctcctcttcctcttcctacTTCCACCAATCCCTTCCCGCTTCATCGCCGCCGGTCATCGGGTTCTCTTCCTCGCAATCCCAGCCATTGCCTCGCCGCCAAATCGGGACCGCCCCAGCCTCCTCCGGAATCTGACCAGACTCAGCTCTCAGGTATTCCTAATGCTAATATTTCTTTCATCAATAGCTCCGTAAGAAAGACtccaaaattttcaattccCATGGAAATGAGACGCTAGATAAATTGGGGTTTGTAGCTGAAGGTTTCTATAATTCAATTATACATCTGAGTTTCTTTTCTGGGAATTTTGAGATGctttttctgggtttcaattCAATGTTGATGAGCTCTTGAGATATGGAGATGGGATTGATTTTGAGCGTTTGAGATTATGGGTCAGATGTTTTACCTCTTCAAAATTGTGGGATGTTGCCCTCTTGAAGAAGAATGATTCATCTGGCTTTTAATTTTGCACCTGGATCTGGAGGATGAGGGGCATACCTTTGACGATATGGGTTGGCTCCTTGCCAGTCAGAGAAGACGAAGCAGTGAGAGAGCGAAGGATAAACAAGAAAACCAGGAGGACAATTTCGCCAATATTGGAAATTTCAGTAACTCTTCCGCGTCTTCAACTTGATTCCCGCAGAAGCAGATTTCCAAAGCTACAAAATTGAGCTTCTTGATTTCCGCGGTTGAAGGAAGCGCTTCCATCCGGAAGCTGATTGTAGAGGTTTTACCAAACAGCCCAACTAAATTGTAAAAGCACTTTTGGTCCCAAAagcagctccaaaatcaatcccaaactggGCCTTAATTTCATATTAGAGAGGATTATGTCGGGTACACATTGGTGGTCTGTGAAGATTGATAGGCCAAGGCTGTGTGCCGGGAAGTAACGTATCCGAGTGGAGATCCCATTGGGGCAGCCCCTGTCCTTCCAAAGATGATACTGGGTAGTGGACAAGGTGGAGTTCCTGTGTAAATTTAGGTATGAGAAGCTCTTCAGTCGATGTAGTGTGTGTGGTCTAGTCACGCACATAGGTCTACCATGCTCTATGTCAGCATTGGATAAAGGGAAAGCTGTGGAAGAGCGGACAGTTCTGGGCGGAAATTTGGTGGTGCAATCAGGGGTTGGAA
Coding sequences within:
- the LOC133709349 gene encoding receptor-like kinase TMK4 translates to MGPMKTLQALFLFLPLLLIFTAADDAAVMSKLLENLKPSGWSSSASYCTWDGVKCDSDTSKRVTSISLASNSLSGSLPSNLNELTELTALSLQSNALSGALPSLANLTNLQEVYLDTNNFTSIPPGCFGGLTGLQTLSMSNNVDLAPWAFPSELTQSTSLVTLQAGSTNMYGNIPDIFGSFANLQNVRLSYNNLTGPLPKSFSGSGIQNLWINNQAVGLSGTVEVLSNMTSLNQVWLHKNQFTGTIPDLSQCTALFDLQLRDNVLTGMVPATLTALSSLQNVSLDNNKLQGPMPAFGSKVKVTFDGNSFCKTTAGPCDPQVTTLLQVAGAFGYPELLAESWTGDDACGGWSFVVCDAQKVVTVNLDSKHLNGTISPAFANLTSLKTLVLKNNNLTGPIPASLTTLPQLAVFDASNNNLYGDIPKFPSAVKLTTSGNPLIGTTPSSGGGGSAPPGNNSTAPGGSPSPSSKGSSVSPGMIAGIVIAVAIFIGVLLFVFIKCYLSKRHRKFGRVDNTLNGIEIAKSDANSCANGYNGVASELHSQSSGDLHVFEGGNVAISIQVLRQVTNNFSEDNILGRGGFGVVYKGELHDGTKIAVKRMESVAVGTKGLNEFQAEIAVLTKVRHRHLVALLGYCINGNERLLVYEYMPQGTLTQHLFDWRENGVTPLTWKQRVTIALDVARGVEYLHSLAQQSFIHRDLKPSNILLGDDMRAKVADFGLVKNAPDGKYSVETRLAGTFGYLAPEYAATGRVTTKVDVYAFGVVLMELMSGRKALDDTMPDERSHLVSWFRRVLVNKENIPKSIDETLDPDEETMESIYKVAELAGHCTAREPYQRPDMGHAVNILGPLVEHWKPTTHEEEDENSGINMHMNLSQAVQRWQADEGTSRMFDDLSYSHTQSSIPSKPSGFADSFDSMDCR